A window of Ruminiclostridium herbifermentans genomic DNA:
GCTATACTGTCATAAAGTCCAATTTTCTGTGTCAATTGAAATACTGGTAATAATGTTACATGTATAGGTACTGCCATAGCTGCTACTACAACAGCAAATAATGGTTTATTAAGCTTAAACTTAAATCTGGAAAAGGGATAAGATGCAAATGAGGCTGTAATTAAGATTAATACAAGCGAAATTGCAACTACCGTTAAACTATTAAGTAAGTAGCTTGGGAAATTACTTTCTATAACTTCCTTTAAGTTATCCAAATAAAATCCCTTTGGCATTGCAAACACTCCAGATGTAAACAACTCAAACTGCTCTTTAAAAGCTGATGCAACCATAAAATAAAAAGGTGCTCCAGTTACAAATAACCAAACAATTGCAAGTATTCCTGCTATAATTTTTCCGATGGTAATTTTTTTCTTTTTCATCTCATTAAGCCTCCTCTTTTCCGTTTATGGCCTTAAGAGTCAATAATGCGATAGCAGTAATTATAATAAACATTGCTGACGCTACAGTAGATCCATATCCCATTTTCATAATCTGAAAAGCATTTTTATACATGTAAGTAGCCATTAACTCTGTAGCACCATTAGGTCCACCTTGAGTCATAACATAAATCAAATCAAAGTATTTTAATGAACCAACTAGTGATAATACTGCGGCACTCTTTATAGTACCTTTCATGCTAGGAAGTGCAATTTTCCAGAAATATTGACCACGTGTTGCTCCATCAATAATAGCAGCTTCATATAATTCAACAGGTATTGAACTTAATCCAGCTAAAAAATATACCATATAAAACGGAATGAACTGCCAACATATAACAGCGATTACTGCATATATAGCATATGTAGTATTACCTAGCAGGTCAACCATACCTTCGCCACCAAATAAAGTGTCAATAGCACTAATTATTCCAAACTGCGGATCATAAGCATATCTGAATAAGAATCCAACAGCAACTGATGACATAAGCATTGGTAAGAAATATATCATTTTAAGAATGTTCAGCTTCTTTCCGCCAACATCTAGGAAAAAAGCAATTGCCATAGCTATTGGCAGCTGTATTATTATTGATAGAATTACAATAATAATATTATTAAAAAATGCCTTATAAAAAACACTATCAGTTAGTAGAACTTTCCAATTTTCTAAACCAATAAAGTTTCTATTGGAGCTGATACCATTCCATTCATGAAGGCTTAACCAAAATGAATCAGCTATAGGATAAATAATAAAAACTGTGATAAAGAAGAATACTGGAACGAGAAACACAGTTGATACAATAGCAGTATTTCTTTTTTTGTTGTATGACAGTGAGCGTGCAGCGTTCATTTTTATTTTCCTTCCTATATTATAGATTTGTAAATATTCTGATTATAAGTTGTAATTAGTACTTGAAATATCATCTCCCGATATATGATATCCAAGTATTAAATTGACCTTTTAATCTAAGAATCATTTATCCATTTGCCCTATTTCATTACAATACTCATAATCTTAGCTGAACTAAAATTGTAATAGGGTATTGGATAAAATAATTGATTGGACACTTATGATGCGCGCATAAGCACCCAACCAATTATTTGGAGGTAATCATTTCTATTTTACTAAGTCAATTAACATAATAAACTGTCAAATCATTTATTAATATAATTTGAGTAATATAATATTCATAATAATCCCAAACTTGCTGAAACCATATTACAAAATTCTTATAGTATTCTAATCACCCTATTCCATATGGTTTCAGCAATAATTGACTCAAATGATTTTTTACTTCTTTGCTGCAAGTGCTTCCATTTCTTTATTTACTTCTTCTGGAGTCTTTGATAATCCAAATAATGCTTGTGATGTATCTTTGTGAAGCTGAGCTAACTCAGGTGATAGATACTGGTCATACCATAACTGAACTGTAGGAGCCTTTTGTACAGCATCTAAAACTTCTTGTAGACGTGGATCGCTAACAGTTACACCTTTTATTGGTGGTATTCTTCCAGCTTCAATACGTTTAGCAGCAGCTGTATCGTCTATCATATATGTAATAGCTTTAAATGCTGCAGCTACATCTTTGCAGCTTGAAGCTACTGAATAGAAGTTATCACCAACAGTACCTAGACATGCATTAGGATCTCCCTTACCACCTTCAACAGCTGGGAATGGGAATGAACCAACCTTCTCTAAGAATTCTTTGTTTTCACCAGCAACTGTTGAAAGGAACCATGAACCCATAAGTGTCATAGCAGCTTTTTCTGTATATAAAAGTGTACGTGATTGTCCTGAGTCTTCATCTGTTCCATTGAAGCCCTTATTGAAGTAATCTTTCTTAACCCATTCCTGTAGTTTTGTACCAGCCTGAGTAAATGCTTCATCTTCAAATGAACCAGTACGGTTAGCAGCCTTATTAAATGCTTCTGCGCTTCCGTAACGATCAACGAGGTAGCAATACCACATTGAACCTGTCCACTGAGTCTTATTAGCTAGTGAGAAAGGAATAATTCCATTAGACTTCAATGTATCAGCAACTTTTTCAAGTTCTGAAATTGTCTTTGGAACCTGAAGATTATATTTTGCAAATAGATCTTTGTTGTAGAACATCATAGCTACTGAAGTGTTCTCAACTGGTATAGCCCATAATTTATCATTATATGTAACTTGGTTAATAGCAGCATCCATAAAGCGACCCTTATAGTCATTTTCATTCATATAAGATGTTAAATCAGCTATTACTTCAGCATTAACATATTCTATCATTGGACCACCTGTCCAGTGAGGGAAAATATCTGGTGCTGAATTTGAGCTTATTGCTATTTGTAGCTTTTGTTTGAAAGCATCATTCTGCATTGGAGTTACTACAACTTCATAATTTGGATTATCTGCTGAGAAACGTTTCATACTGTCCTCAATGATAGCTGGCATAGGATCTGTAGTCTGAATATGCCATAAATTAAAAGTAACCTTTTCACCTGTTGCTGGTGTAGATGCTTGCGCTGTAGTATCTGTTGCAGTATTTGTTGGTTCAGAAACCTTTTCACCACCACAACCTACAATTGAAACTGTCATCGCAGCTGCTAAAACTGCAGCAAGTGATTTTCTTATAACCTTATTCATTTTCCTGCCTCCTTTTATATTTGTGTTTAGAATAACATAAGTTTTTTTTTAATTATATTTATAAAAGTTACTATTCCATATAATTTTGTTACATTTTATTGGCAAAAAAGTCACATAATTATATAAACATTTTCTATTTAAAATGTAAAATCATACTTCTATATATTTGTCTTCCCACCATAGAGCAAAACCGGAAAACACCTTTAAATACTGCATATAAAGCGCTTAGAAATGTATGCCTTAAGATAATACATATGATATTATTCTAAATTTATGAAATAGTATTATATATTCTAATTACATAGGAAGTATACCAAATATAATTATATTTATTAAATTTTTTATTGTCATCATATGTGAAATAAAAATACTGGGCAGTTGCAAATCAAGAAATAATAAATATCAACAGTTAACTGCTTAATTAGTACTCCCGTGCAATATATTTCTATTGCTCACTTCCGAAATTGACGCTGAAATAATTAAAGTGAAGAGCAAGCACTTCAGCCGACCGCATTACCATGGCATACTGTCTCGTGTCAATACTCACAGCTACTTTACTTCCGCTGTGTCGACGAAGTACTAGTTCTTCACCTATTATTTCTAGCATCAATTTCTAACCAAGTTTCTCAATTAGATATATATTGCTGTTTCATACTATTAGTTGCAATACAAAATCGACATATAAAAATGCTGTTTTGCAACAGCATCATAATTTGTTTGAATTGAATTTTAGAATTGATAACCTTTCTTATTTAGAAACTGAGTAAAAATAATTGAATCAACTTTCTCAGCAAAATTATAATTTTTCAACTTACATGGTTGTTGTCAATAGATTTTTGTTAAAGAAAGTTTAGTAATTAAATTAT
This region includes:
- a CDS encoding carbohydrate ABC transporter permease, which translates into the protein MNAARSLSYNKKRNTAIVSTVFLVPVFFFITVFIIYPIADSFWLSLHEWNGISSNRNFIGLENWKVLLTDSVFYKAFFNNIIIVILSIIIQLPIAMAIAFFLDVGGKKLNILKMIYFLPMLMSSVAVGFLFRYAYDPQFGIISAIDTLFGGEGMVDLLGNTTYAIYAVIAVICWQFIPFYMVYFLAGLSSIPVELYEAAIIDGATRGQYFWKIALPSMKGTIKSAAVLSLVGSLKYFDLIYVMTQGGPNGATELMATYMYKNAFQIMKMGYGSTVASAMFIIITAIALLTLKAINGKEEA
- a CDS encoding carbohydrate ABC transporter permease, with product MKKKKITIGKIIAGILAIVWLFVTGAPFYFMVASAFKEQFELFTSGVFAMPKGFYLDNLKEVIESNFPSYLLNSLTVVAISLVLILITASFASYPFSRFKFKLNKPLFAVVVAAMAVPIHVTLLPVFQLTQKIGLYDSIAALIGPYVAFNLPISVFILTSFMAEIPNELEESAEIDGCGKFRTFFNIILPLSKPGLATLAIYNSVNMWNEFSFALVLTQSPKSRTLPLSIWEYQGQYQANIPLIMAVLTFSAIPMIIAFAIGQDKLIKGMMAGAVKG
- a CDS encoding extracellular solute-binding protein; amino-acid sequence: MNKVIRKSLAAVLAAAMTVSIVGCGGEKVSEPTNTATDTTAQASTPATGEKVTFNLWHIQTTDPMPAIIEDSMKRFSADNPNYEVVVTPMQNDAFKQKLQIAISSNSAPDIFPHWTGGPMIEYVNAEVIADLTSYMNENDYKGRFMDAAINQVTYNDKLWAIPVENTSVAMMFYNKDLFAKYNLQVPKTISELEKVADTLKSNGIIPFSLANKTQWTGSMWYCYLVDRYGSAEAFNKAANRTGSFEDEAFTQAGTKLQEWVKKDYFNKGFNGTDEDSGQSRTLLYTEKAAMTLMGSWFLSTVAGENKEFLEKVGSFPFPAVEGGKGDPNACLGTVGDNFYSVASSCKDVAAAFKAITYMIDDTAAAKRIEAGRIPPIKGVTVSDPRLQEVLDAVQKAPTVQLWYDQYLSPELAQLHKDTSQALFGLSKTPEEVNKEMEALAAKK